The DNA sequence AGCCTCATCAAGGCCCCCGATCTGGACGCGGCCCTGGATTGGGGCCGCAGGCTGGCGCTGGCGACCACACTGCCGATCGAGGTGCGGCCGTTCATGGGCGAAGCCGAGAACTGATGACGGCCACGGACGTCGAAGCCGTCTTCCGCGCGGAGTACGGCCGCGCGGTCGCCGTACTCGTCCGCTTCCTCGGCGACATCGACCTCGCCGAGGAAGCGGTCCAGGACGCCTTCGCCACCGCCCTGCGGCGCTGGCCGGAGACCGGCGTGCCGCCGAGCCCCGCCGGCTGGATCATCACCACCGCCCGCAACCGCGCCGTCGACCGGCTGCGCCGCGAGGCCACCAGGACCGAACGTCACGCCCAGGCCGCCCTGTTGCACACCGCCGACGCACCTCCCGAGGAGGGCCCCGTGCGCGACGACCGGCTCCGGCTCATCTTCACCTGCTGCCACCCCGCCCTCGCCGTCCAGGCGCAAGTCGCCCTCACCCTGCGTCTGCTGGGCGGGCTCAGCACCGCGCAGATCGCGCGCGCCTTCCTGGTGCCGGAGCCGACGATGGCCCAGCGGCTGGTGCGGGCCAAGGCGAAGATCCGCAACGCCGGCATCCCGTACCGCGTGCCCCGCGACGCCGACCTGCCGGACCGGCTCGCGGGGGTGCTGGCCGTCGTCTACCTGGTCTTCAACCAGGGGTACGAGGGGGAGGCGGGCCTGTGTGCGGAAGCCGTACGCCTCGGTCGTCTGCTGGCCGAACTCATGCCGGACGAGCCCGAGGTGACGGGGCTGCTCGCGCTGATGCTCCTCGTCGAGTCCCGCCGGCCCGCCCGGCAGGACGACGCCGGGGAGCTCGTACCGCTGCCGGAACAGGACCGTGGCCGCTGGGACCGTGAACTGACCGCCGAGGGACAGTCGCTGGTCCGCCGGTGTCTGCGCCTGGGCAGGCCGGGGCCGTACCAGATCCAGGCCGCGATCCAGGCGGTGCACAGCGACGCGCCGACCTCGCAGGCCACGGACTGGTACCAGATCCGGCAGCTCTACGACCACCTGCTGGCCGTCGCTCCCAGCCCCGTCGTGGCGCTGAACCGGGCCGTCGCCGTGGCCGAGGTCGACGGCCCGGCTCCGGCCCTCGACCTCGTGGACGCGCTGGATCTCGACGGCTACCACGTCCTGCACGCCGTCCGCGCGGACCTGCTGCGCCGCCTGGGCCGCCCCACGGAGGCCGTGCGAGAGTACGACTGGGCCCTCGCACTGGCGGAGAACCCCGCCGAGCGCGCGTACCTCGAACGCCGCCGTCGAGAACTGGTCCGCAGATGACGGCCGAGCCGGGCCCGTAGTGGCGAAACCATGCCGGCATCTCAGGAAGCCGCAGGTCAGCGCCCTGGTGAGAGGTGCTCAGGTGGCGCAATGATTCGGTAACACCACTGAGCGGCAACCGTCGGTATGGTCACCGCATGCCAGCAGAACGAACCCGCGAGCACACCGCGCCGCTCGCCGCAGCCCGCCGCCGGCGGCTGCGTGCCGACCGGGCGCGGCAGCTCGCGGATCTGCTGCGGCACCTGGTGCTGACCGGGGGATTCCCCAGCGGCGTGCTGCCGCACGAGGACGTGCTCGCCACCGACTACCAGGTGTCACGGAACACCGTCCGGCACGCACTGGACCTGCTGCGCGCCGAGCAGCTCGTCGAGCGGCTGCCCGGCGTGGGCACCGTCGTCGTCGCCGAGAAGTACTCGCACGGCCTCGACCGGCTGATGGGACTCGCGGAGACCCTGCGGGAACACGGCCAGGTCAGCAACGAGGTACGCACCATGGGTCCGGTCGCAGCGCCCGCCCCCGTGGCCGAGCGACTGCGGCTGCCCACCGGCACCGACGTCCTCTACATCGAGCGGCTGCGCAGGCTGAACGGGCTGCCGCTCTCCCTCGACCTCACCTATCTGCCGCTGGACATCGGCAGTGAGCTGATCGGCGCCGACCTGGAGAACACCGACGTCTTCCGGTTGCTGGAGCAGATCACCGGGCAGCCGCTCGGGCACGCGGAGATCACCCTGGAGGCCGTCAACGCCGACGCGCACTCCGCCACCGTCCTGGAAGCACCGCGCGGCACCGCCGTGCTGATGCTGGAGCGCCTCACCCACCTGTGCGACGGAAGGCCCGTGGACCTGGAGTTCATCCGGTTCCGCGGGGACCGGATCGCGATGAGCGGCCTGCTGCGCCGCTCCCTCTGACGACGCGCCATCCGCCAAACGTTTCTTCCACCCCTCGCAGTACCTCACTGGAGACAGCCATGCCCTTGGTGCCCCAGCGGGCCGACGTGCCCGTGACCGTCGACGAGTCGAAGTGCATCGACGGCTGCACGCTCTGTGTCGACATGTGTCCGCTTGACTCCCTGGCGATCAACCCCGACAGCGGCAAGGCGTACATGCACGTCGACGAGTGCTGGTACTGCGGCCCTTGCGCCACCCGCTGCCCCACCGGGGCCGTCACGGTCAACATGCCCTACCTGCTGCGGTGAAAGGCCTTCTCCCGATGAAACGCACGACTCCCGCAGCACTGCTCGCGGCAGCTCTCGTCAGCACGCTCGTCACGGGCTGCGGCGGCGATGCGGCAGCCGGCGACGACAAGCACGTCACCGTCACCGTCGGCTACCAGTCCAAGACCATCAACACCGTCACCGCCGGCACCCTGCTGCGCTCGCTCGGATACTTCGAACGCGAACTCGCCGCCCGGGGCAAACGGGACGGCGTCTCCTACAAGGTCAAGTGGCAGGACTACGCCACGGGCGCGCCCATCACGGCGCAGATGACCGCGGGGAAGATCGACATCGGGTCCATGGGTGACTTCCCGCTGCTGATCAACGCCGCCCGCGGCAAACAGCTCAACCGTCCCACGCGGCTCGTCTCGGTCACCGGCTACAACCTGCGCGGCGCCCTCAACACCGTGGTCACGGCGCCCGACTCGAAGCTCGCCTCGCTGGCGGACCTGCGGGGCAAGAACGTGTCCACCAGCATCGGTTCGGCGGCCGACGGGACCCTCGTACGGGCGCTGCAGCGCGCCGGGCTCGACCCGGAGAAGGACATCCGCAAGCTCAACCAGCAGCCGTCGGTGGGCGCTTCGGCACTCCAGGCCGGCAGCACCGACGCCCTCTCGCAGTTCGTGGCCTGGCCCGGGCTGCTCGCCTTCCAGGGCAAGGCGAAGGCGCTGTACGACGGTGCGGAACTGAACCTGCCCACCTTCCACGGGGTGACGGTCCGTGAGGACTTCGCCGAGCAGCGTCCCAAGGTGCTCGACGCCTTCCTCGCCGCGCAGATCGAGGCGACGCGGTACCTGAACGAACACCCCGTCCAGGCCGCCGAGAAGGTTGCCGAGGCCACCGATCTGCCCCCGGAGGTCGTCTACCTCTACAACGGCAGCGGCGGCATCGCCACCTTCGACCCGAGCGTCAAGCCGCAGCTCGTCTCCGCGCTGAAGAAGGACGTGTCGGTGCTGCGCTCGGCGAAACTCGTCGGCGACGTGGACGTGGACGCCTTCGTCGACGACGGCCCGATCAAGCGCGTGTACGGCAAGGAGTACGCCGAGCGGCTCGCCGCCACCCCCGAGCCCTCGCGCAGCGAGGTGTGGCTCAAGGGCGAGGACAGCACCCGTCCCTTCGACTCGCCCGCCGCACTGCTGAAGTTCGTCGCCGGGCACAAGGACGACGTGCGCGCCGCCTATGTACCGGACGCCACCACCGGCACCCGCTGGTACGCGGACAAGGCGGTCTGGGTCCAGGACGGCAAGGAGCCGCGGCCGTTCGTCACCGCCTCCGCCGCCCGCGCGTACACCCAGGCACACCCGGGCGCCCG is a window from the Streptomyces sp. NBC_00299 genome containing:
- a CDS encoding RNA polymerase sigma factor, coding for MTATDVEAVFRAEYGRAVAVLVRFLGDIDLAEEAVQDAFATALRRWPETGVPPSPAGWIITTARNRAVDRLRREATRTERHAQAALLHTADAPPEEGPVRDDRLRLIFTCCHPALAVQAQVALTLRLLGGLSTAQIARAFLVPEPTMAQRLVRAKAKIRNAGIPYRVPRDADLPDRLAGVLAVVYLVFNQGYEGEAGLCAEAVRLGRLLAELMPDEPEVTGLLALMLLVESRRPARQDDAGELVPLPEQDRGRWDRELTAEGQSLVRRCLRLGRPGPYQIQAAIQAVHSDAPTSQATDWYQIRQLYDHLLAVAPSPVVALNRAVAVAEVDGPAPALDLVDALDLDGYHVLHAVRADLLRRLGRPTEAVREYDWALALAENPAERAYLERRRRELVRR
- a CDS encoding GntR family transcriptional regulator, with translation MPAERTREHTAPLAAARRRRLRADRARQLADLLRHLVLTGGFPSGVLPHEDVLATDYQVSRNTVRHALDLLRAEQLVERLPGVGTVVVAEKYSHGLDRLMGLAETLREHGQVSNEVRTMGPVAAPAPVAERLRLPTGTDVLYIERLRRLNGLPLSLDLTYLPLDIGSELIGADLENTDVFRLLEQITGQPLGHAEITLEAVNADAHSATVLEAPRGTAVLMLERLTHLCDGRPVDLEFIRFRGDRIAMSGLLRRSL
- a CDS encoding 4Fe-4S dicluster domain-containing protein, with product MPLVPQRADVPVTVDESKCIDGCTLCVDMCPLDSLAINPDSGKAYMHVDECWYCGPCATRCPTGAVTVNMPYLLR
- a CDS encoding ABC transporter substrate-binding protein; this encodes MKRTTPAALLAAALVSTLVTGCGGDAAAGDDKHVTVTVGYQSKTINTVTAGTLLRSLGYFERELAARGKRDGVSYKVKWQDYATGAPITAQMTAGKIDIGSMGDFPLLINAARGKQLNRPTRLVSVTGYNLRGALNTVVTAPDSKLASLADLRGKNVSTSIGSAADGTLVRALQRAGLDPEKDIRKLNQQPSVGASALQAGSTDALSQFVAWPGLLAFQGKAKALYDGAELNLPTFHGVTVREDFAEQRPKVLDAFLAAQIEATRYLNEHPVQAAEKVAEATDLPPEVVYLYNGSGGIATFDPSVKPQLVSALKKDVSVLRSAKLVGDVDVDAFVDDGPIKRVYGKEYAERLAATPEPSRSEVWLKGEDSTRPFDSPAALLKFVAGHKDDVRAAYVPDATTGTRWYADKAVWVQDGKEPRPFVTASAARAYTQAHPGARTVSYATALEQAS